DNA from Halorarum salinum:
CGCGAACCTGCGCGTCGAGCATCTGTTCGAGTTCCCGCTCGGCGACGCGGGGGTTGGCGTACTTCTCCGCGATGGCCTCGCCCTGCTCGGTGAACTTCACCTCGCCGGTCGCCGTCTCCGGCGGGAGCGCCAGCAGCGCCTCGTTCATCGGGCCGCCGCCGCGGGAGATGGAGCCGCCGCGCCCGTGGAACAGGCGCAGTTCGACCCCCACGTCCGCGGCGACCTCGGCCAGCCGACGGGCGTTGCGGTGGAGGTCCCACGCGGCCGCCAGCGGCCCGTTCTCCTTGTTCGAGTCGGAGTAGCCGAGCATCACCTCCTGGAGGCCCCCCCGCGCCTCGAGGGCCGCGCCGTACGCGTCGTCGTCGACGAGCGTTCCGAGGATGTCGCGGGCGTTCGAGAGCGCCGAGGCCGTCTCCAGGAGCGGCACCACGTCGAGCCCGCAGTGCTCGGGCAGGTCGACGACTCCGGCGAGATCCGCGAGGTAGAGCACCTCGAGCACGTGTGAGGGCTCCTCGGTCATCGAGATGCAGTAGGCGTCGACGGCCTCGACGCCGTACTCGGCGTGCCAGTCGGCCAGCGCGTCGAACCGCTCGCAGACGCGGGCCGGGGCGTCGGCGAGGCCGTCCGCGTCGAGCTCGCCGATCGACTCCCCGAGCACCGACTCCGTGAGGACGGCCTGCCGCTCGGGCTCGTCCAGTCCCAGGTAGTCGACGCCCTCGCGGTCGAGCACGGCCGCGACGGCCGCGGTGTGGTTCTCCCGGTGGTCCCTGAGATCGAGCGCGGCGAGCGTGAAGCCGAACGTCTCGACCCGCCGCGACAGCGGGTCGACGTGCTCGCGCGCGACCGCGTCGTGCCCGTTCGCCCGCAGGTCGGTAGCGAGGTCGTCGAGCGCCGCCTCCAGTTCCCCGGACGAGTCGAACTCCCCGGGCCTGAGGTCGTCCACCCGGTCGAGTCGGGTCCGGAGGAGGTGGACGAACCGACGGTACGGCTCCTCGGGATGTCGGTCGTCCGCCGTCTCGGCGGCCCGCGGCACCGCGTCGCGCTGGGCGTCGGCGCGGGCCTCGAACGCGTCGGTGTGGGTCAGCCGCCCGCCATCGTGGCTCACGACGCCGGCGAGCGCGTCGAGCTCCGCGTCGTACCGCGACAGCACGGCGTCGCGCTGGGCCGCGAGCGTCTCCGCCGTCACCTCTGGGGTGACGTGCGGGTTGCCGTCGCGGTCGCTCCCGGCCCACGAGCGGAAGGAGAGCACGTCGGGGACGTCGACGGTCGGGTGGTCCTCGCCGACGGCGTCCTCCAGCGCGTCGTAGGCGTCGGCCACCACGTCGAACAGGGTGTTCTCGAGGTACCAGCGCACGTCGCGCGCCTCGTCGGTGGGGACGGGGCGGCGCCGCCGCACCTGTCGCGTCGCCCACAGCGACTCGACCTCCGCCTCGAGGTCGTCGTAGCGCGCGACCGTCTCGCGGCGGGTCAGCCGGCGCTCGTCGAGGTCGGCCAGGACGTCGGCGACGCGACGCAGTTTGGCCTTCACCGTCTTCCGGCGCGCCTCGGTCGGGTGGGCGGTGAACGTCGGAACGACACGCACGTCCGCGAGCGCGTCGGCGACGTCCTCGTCGTCCATCCCGGAGAGCGCGTCGACGGTCGCGCCGAGGCCGTCGGGCAGCGTCCCCTCGTTCTGCCGGCGCCTGACCGTGCGGACGCGTTCGCGCTCCTCGGCGACGTTCACGAGTTCGAAGTACGTCGCGAACGCCCGCGCGACGGTCCGCGTCGTCTCGGGGTCTAGTCCGGCCAGTCGCTCGCGGACCGGGTCCCGACCGTCCGCCGACCCGCGCCGGTAGTCGATGGCGCCGGTCCGGACGTCCTCGACCGCCTCGTACGCCGCCCGCGAGGTCTGCTCCTCCAGGACGTCGCCGAGGAGCGTGCCCAGTTCGCGGACGTCGCGTCGGACGTCGCGCGGTTCGTCCGTCATGTGTTGCCGTACGTCACCCGGCGGGTAGAGGCTTTCCCGTTCGGTCGAAGAATTGCCTCGTAACCGAAGTAATAACTGAGGCGACTCGCCCCGGGCGGGAGGGCGCTACGCCTCCGAAAATCCGGTCACGGCGCGCGCGTCCCGCCTTTCGTCAGGCTTTTGCGTAGTCGCCTCGGAGCCGTAGCCATGAGCGCAGACGACAAGTACCCCGGCGATTCGGGACGTCGCCGGTTCGTCAAGGGCGTCGTGGGGGGAGCGGCCCTGGCAGGGGTCGGCGGCGTGGGGTCCGCGACGGTCAACAGCCTCACGAGCTCGGGCGGGTCGGGCGGCGGGGCCACCGAGGCGATGGCCATCGAGAACACCGCCGGGCCGGCGCCCCGCGGGATGCCCCAGATCCCCATCGAGATCGACGACGAGGGGAACATCGGCGGGCTGTGGCCAGAAGTCTCCACCGAGACCGAACAGGGGGTCGAGGTCCAGGTCGCCCGGACGGACCTCGGCGGCACCACCTACACGACCGAGTGGTTCCAGTACTGCGGGGTCGAGACGTACCAGGGCATCCAGCCCGGCTACGAGCCCGAGGGCGGGAACTACTTCCACGCGGGGGACAGTCCCGCCTACGAGTGGCAGGCCGAGCAGATGAGCGGCGGCGACCAGTTCACGGTCGACATGTTCTCCGACTACGAGTCGTGGGGTAACGGCATCGGCGCCGAGGGGATGGGCAAGCCCGCGACCGGCACCTGGCGGTCCCAGGACACGGAGGACACCATCCCGATCCAGTTGCTCCGGAGCCCCGTCATCGAGCAGCTCGCCGAGAACGGCTCCGCGGAGGCCGCCAACGGCCGGACGTACGAGGTCGACTCCGGCATCCAGCAGTGGCTGCAGGCCTCCACCAGCCAGGGGTTCATCGCGTGGCTGAACAAGTGTACGCACTTCTGCTGTGTCCCCGGGTTCAAGAGCGAGCCCGGTTCGGCCCGGTACGGCGCGGAGGACGGCGTCTACTGCCCGTGCCACCAGTCCGTGTACGTCCCGTTCAGCATCATCCCGACGCTGTTCGTCTCCCGTCCGCGCCCCGAGTAACCCCGCCTCGCGCGGCATCGCCGCGGCGACGACGCGTTTTTGGCCCGGTCGCCCGCATCCACGACCATGAGCGACGAGGACGCGGACGGGTCGACGTTCGAGCGGGAACTGGAGAACGCGCGGACGCTCCTCGAGGCCGACGACGTGACCGCCGTCCACGTCGGCGTCGTCCACGGCGAGGAGGTCGACACGGCGTTCGCACAGACCGCCGACGACCCGCACGAGGAGGGACTCCGCGCGCTGACCCTGCTGGCGACCCACCTCAGGCTGGTCGCCGAGGAGGCGGGCGTCGACTACGAGACGGTCGCCGCCGACGCCGCCTCGCTGGCGGGGTCGGTGGAGGAACTGCCCGACGTGGGCGACCGCGACGCGGAGTCGGTGGGCGACTCCGAACGCGAGGGGTGAGCCGGACCCGGCGGATCGCGATTCGGGGTCGAACGATCCCCGGACGGCCGCGCGGTTCTCGGTCCGAGAGTGGATCCGGCCGCGATCGTACGGTTCCCGGAGAGCCTGCGGCACCCGGCTCCCCTGCCGGTTCGGTCGTCGTGGAGCAGTTCCCGAAAACCCCCTGATTCCGGACTCGGCGCGGCCGCCGTCGTTCGCGTGAGCCTCGCGCGCGTCTACTATATGGCTTCTTCGCCGCTCACGAGACCCCACGAGGGGGCTCGCGTCGCGCGCATCGACCCTCCCGGGCGGACGGGTGGAGCGTTCCGGCCGTCGTTCCGGGGAACGTACGGGGCCGATCGGCGCCGAAGCCGCCGGAATCGCGGAGAAGCGGCCCCGTAGGGGAGGTTACGCTTG
Protein-coding regions in this window:
- a CDS encoding phosphoenolpyruvate carboxylase; protein product: MTDEPRDVRRDVRELGTLLGDVLEEQTSRAAYEAVEDVRTGAIDYRRGSADGRDPVRERLAGLDPETTRTVARAFATYFELVNVAEERERVRTVRRRQNEGTLPDGLGATVDALSGMDDEDVADALADVRVVPTFTAHPTEARRKTVKAKLRRVADVLADLDERRLTRRETVARYDDLEAEVESLWATRQVRRRRPVPTDEARDVRWYLENTLFDVVADAYDALEDAVGEDHPTVDVPDVLSFRSWAGSDRDGNPHVTPEVTAETLAAQRDAVLSRYDAELDALAGVVSHDGGRLTHTDAFEARADAQRDAVPRAAETADDRHPEEPYRRFVHLLRTRLDRVDDLRPGEFDSSGELEAALDDLATDLRANGHDAVAREHVDPLSRRVETFGFTLAALDLRDHRENHTAAVAAVLDREGVDYLGLDEPERQAVLTESVLGESIGELDADGLADAPARVCERFDALADWHAEYGVEAVDAYCISMTEEPSHVLEVLYLADLAGVVDLPEHCGLDVVPLLETASALSNARDILGTLVDDDAYGAALEARGGLQEVMLGYSDSNKENGPLAAAWDLHRNARRLAEVAADVGVELRLFHGRGGSISRGGGPMNEALLALPPETATGEVKFTEQGEAIAEKYANPRVAERELEQMLDAQVRARLRSLTGEATGPKEEWEAAMDAAAAGARTAYRDLLDSEGFVRYFETATPIAVIEELNMGSRPASRSGERTVEDLRAIPWVFSWTQSRAILPGWYSVAAGLDAYLEGEGGSDDCTGTGDLDTLREMYEGWPFFRTTVDHVALSLARTDLEIAAEYAELAPPPLRERFFPRIESEYERAVELVRAITGREELTGRAWLAENLDRRNPYVDPLNLLQVQLLARTHRSEAEERALRLTVKGIAAGMKNTG
- a CDS encoding ubiquinol-cytochrome c reductase iron-sulfur subunit, with translation MSADDKYPGDSGRRRFVKGVVGGAALAGVGGVGSATVNSLTSSGGSGGGATEAMAIENTAGPAPRGMPQIPIEIDDEGNIGGLWPEVSTETEQGVEVQVARTDLGGTTYTTEWFQYCGVETYQGIQPGYEPEGGNYFHAGDSPAYEWQAEQMSGGDQFTVDMFSDYESWGNGIGAEGMGKPATGTWRSQDTEDTIPIQLLRSPVIEQLAENGSAEAANGRTYEVDSGIQQWLQASTSQGFIAWLNKCTHFCCVPGFKSEPGSARYGAEDGVYCPCHQSVYVPFSIIPTLFVSRPRPE